In the Leifsonia sp. 466MF genome, one interval contains:
- a CDS encoding Rv0909 family putative TA system antitoxin — MAGFDDITKKAQEFLNDPKVKDALNSEQAEGVSDKLLDGVAGAAKKVTGGKFDDKIEGARDEADKHVGNE, encoded by the coding sequence ATGGCTGGATTCGACGACATCACCAAGAAGGCGCAGGAGTTCCTGAACGACCCGAAGGTCAAGGACGCGCTCAACTCCGAGCAGGCGGAAGGCGTCAGCGACAAGCTCCTCGACGGCGTCGCGGGCGCCGCGAAAAAGGTCACGGGCGGCAAGTTCGACGACAAGATCGAGGGCGCGCGCGACGAGGCCGACAAGCACGTCGGCAACGAATAG